AAGCCGAACCAGTGGTCCGCGCTCGGGGTCTTGAGCGAGTTCTGCAGGGTGCAGGCGGTCGCGTCGAAGGGGCTGCCGTCGGTGAACCACTGCGGCACGGCCGACACGACCAGCATGGCCAGCACCAGCACGCTGCCGATGAGGAAGATCGGGTTGCGGCGCAGGTCCCGCATCGCGTCGGACCAGAGGCTGGCCTCGCGGTCCTTGCGCTTCTTGCGGTCGCCCTTGGAGACCGGGCTGCTCGTGGCAGGGGCTTCGGTGGTACGGGTGCCGGTCAACTCATCCCCCACCGTAGTTGTGTCACGCATAGCGGATCCTCGGGTCGAGCACGGCGTACAGCAGGTCCACCAGCAGGTTGGCGACGAGGTAGATGAGGACGAGAAGCGTCACACCGCCGACGACGACGGCACCCTGCTTGAGGTACACGGCTTGGGCGAGCGTGCCGCCGAGACCGTGGATGTTGAAGATGCGCTCCGTGATCACCGCGCCGCCCATGAGACCGCCGAGGTCTGCTCCGAGGAACGTGACGATCGGGATGAGCGCGTTGCGCAGCGCGTGGCGTCCGACGACGCGGCGGCGGGGCAGGCCCTTCGCGGTCGCGGTGCGCACGTAGTCGGCGCGCATCGTCTCCATGAGGCTGGTACGGGTCAGTCGGGCCACGTACGCCAGGGAGGTCGAGGCGAGGACGAACGCCGGGAGGATGTAGGCCCGCATTCCGTCGGCTTCGTTGAAGGAGACGGGGAAGAAGTCGATGCCCCAGGCGGTGTTGAGCTTCACGCCGAGCGTCAGCTGCAGCACGAAGCCGGTGACGAAGACGGGGATGGAGATGACCATCAGCGTGGAGAGCAGCACCAGCTGGTCGAGGAACTTCCCGCGGCGGAGCGCGGCCATGATGCCGGCGAGCACGCCGACGATCGCCTCGATGACGAAGGCCATGATGGCGAGGTTCACCGTGTACGGGAACGCTTCGGCGATCAGGTCGGACACCTTGCGACCGGTGAGGGTTTCACCGAGGTCGCCCTGGAAGACGCCGCTGATGTAGTTCCAGTACTGCAGCAGGAACGGGTCGTCGAGGTGGTACTTCTCGCGCAGCATGGCTGCGACGAGCGGGTCGGCCTTCTTGTCACCCGCGAGGAGCTGAATCGGGTCGGCTCCAGGCATCTGGAAGGTGAGGAAGTAGATCAGGAACGTGGCACCGAGCAGAACAGGGATCGCCTGTATGAGTCGGCGGATGAGGTAGCGGCCCATCAGACCTCCAACAGAGAGCAGGGGGAAAGGGCAGGCAAGCGGAAACCTGATTCCGCTTGCCCGCCCCCGATGTCCCCTTGGTGAAGAGGGGTGTTAGTTGAGCTCGACCTTGGCCAGGTCCATGCGGCCCTGGGCGTCGATCTCAACGTTCTTCACGGACTTGGAGTAGGCCGAGGAAGACATGTAGGTGAAGACCGGGATGTACGGCAGGTCCTTGATGATGATGTCATCGGCCTGCTGGTACAGCTTGATGGCCTCAGCCTCGTTGGCGGTCTTGTCCGCCTGGTCCATCAGCGTCTCGAACTCTTCGTTGACGTAGGCGCCGTAGTTGGAGCCGTGGTCGATCGCGACCTTGGAGAAGATCGGACGGAGGTAGTTCTCGGCCGCCGGGTAGTCCATGGACCACGCCATGCGGAAGGCGCCCTTGTACTTCTGGTCGCCCAGCTCGGTCAGCATGTCGCCGAACTTGGTGAACGGCTTGGCGGTGACCTCGATGCCGAGGTTCGCCTTCAGCTGGTTGGCGACGGCCTCGATCCATTCCTTGTGGCCGCCGTCGGCGTTGTAGCCGAGCTCCAGCTTGCCCCCGGGGATGCCACCGGCCTGGGTGTAGAGCTCCTTGGCCTTGGTCGGGTTGTAGGTACCGACCTCACCCAGGGCGCCCTTGCGGTAACCCGGGATGATGGGGCTGATGAAGTCATCGGCCGGCTTGCGGGTGCCGTTGAAGATGGTCTTCGTGATGGCGTCCCGGTCGATGGCCATCGAGATGGCCTTGCGGATCTCGACCTTGCCGAACGCCTCGGCGTTGGTTTTCAGCGGGAGGCCGATGTAACCGACGCCCGACTCCGGCTTGTAGAGGTAGCGGTCGCCGAACTCCTGGGAGACGGTGGCCATCGCCGAGACGGGGAGCTTGTCGACGATCTGGATGGTGTCGGCGCGCAGGTCGTTGTACGCCGTGTCCAGGTTGTCGTAGATCTTGAAGGTG
This genomic window from Streptomyces sp. NBC_01351 contains:
- a CDS encoding peptide ABC transporter substrate-binding protein; translated protein: MRGATSAKWVAGAVIVAMAATACSTSKDEAGKSGGNITVVLGEPQHGLVGQNTAESEGAEVLNALFSGLVEYDNKTNEPKLAVAESIETTDSKVWTIKLKDGHTFHNGEKVDAQSFVRAWNWGANQDNAAESLPFFDKIEGSEELAPGKDKKPTATELKGLKVVDEKTFTVTLKAPFSQFKTMLGYNAFYPLPKAFEADPKKFGEAPIGNGAFQMDGAWEHNKQIKIKRYDKFAGDKAKLEGVTFKIYDNLDTAYNDLRADTIQIVDKLPVSAMATVSQEFGDRYLYKPESGVGYIGLPLKTNAEAFGKVEIRKAISMAIDRDAITKTIFNGTRKPADDFISPIIPGYRKGALGEVGTYNPTKAKELYTQAGGIPGGKLELGYNADGGHKEWIEAVANQLKANLGIEVTAKPFTKFGDMLTELGDQKYKGAFRMAWSMDYPAAENYLRPIFSKVAIDHGSNYGAYVNEEFETLMDQADKTANEAEAIKLYQQADDIIIKDLPYIPVFTYMSSSAYSKSVKNVEIDAQGRMDLAKVELN
- a CDS encoding ABC transporter permease, coding for MGRYLIRRLIQAIPVLLGATFLIYFLTFQMPGADPIQLLAGDKKADPLVAAMLREKYHLDDPFLLQYWNYISGVFQGDLGETLTGRKVSDLIAEAFPYTVNLAIMAFVIEAIVGVLAGIMAALRRGKFLDQLVLLSTLMVISIPVFVTGFVLQLTLGVKLNTAWGIDFFPVSFNEADGMRAYILPAFVLASTSLAYVARLTRTSLMETMRADYVRTATAKGLPRRRVVGRHALRNALIPIVTFLGADLGGLMGGAVITERIFNIHGLGGTLAQAVYLKQGAVVVGGVTLLVLIYLVANLLVDLLYAVLDPRIRYA